A stretch of Oncorhynchus mykiss isolate Arlee chromosome 12, USDA_OmykA_1.1, whole genome shotgun sequence DNA encodes these proteins:
- the LOC110538204 gene encoding frizzled-2, whose product MRFFIDQLTMKMDFQTSYVTFFALIMSSLMVSAQGDNGIAFPDHGFCQPISIPLCTDIAYNQTIMPNLVGHYNQEDAGLEVHQFYPLVKVQCSPELKFFLCSMYAPVCTVLEKAIPPCRSICERAKHGCEALMNKFGFQWPERLRCENFPVLGDGHICVGQNESTATAPPVHMPVPGTPGVHVYSTSDRPFRCPSVLKVPTYLNYSFLGELDCGAPCEHSRSSGGYMFFNDKEIYFARIWILIWSSLCCASTLFTVTTYLVDMQRFKYPERPIIFLSGCYTMVSIAYIAGYFLGDKVVCNDSFTPDGYKTIVQGTKKEGCTILFMMLYFFSMASSIWWVILSLTWFLAAGMKWGHEAIEANSQYFHLAAWAVPAVKTISILAMGQIEGDVLSGVCFVGLNSLNPIRGFVLAPLFIYLFIGTSFLLAGFVSLFRIRTIMKHDGTKTEKLERLMVRIGVFSVLYTVPATIVIACFFYEQAFRHHWERSWVSRNCKGLAIPCPMQYTPRMTPDFTVYMIKYLMTLIVGITSGFWIWSGKTLHSWRKFYTRLSNRRHGETTV is encoded by the coding sequence ATGAGATTTTTTATTGATCAGCTCACAATGAAAATGGATTTTCAAACGAGTTATGTGACTTTTTTCGCACTGATCATGTCGTCATTGATGGTATCAGCGCAAGGGGATAATGGCATTGCTTTCCCGGACCACGGATTTTGCCAGCCTATTTCAATCCCACTATGCACGGACATCGCCTACAATCAAACTATCATGCCCAATCTGGTGGGGCATTACAATCAAGAGGACGCAGGGCTGGAGGTGCACCAGTTTTACCCCTTGGTGAAGGTACAGTGCTCGCCGGAACTTAAATTCTTCCTATGTTCAATGTATGCGCCTGTTTGTACAGTTTTGGAAAAGGCCATTCCACCCTGTCGCTCAATTTGCGAGAGGGCAAAGCACGGCTGCGAGGCGCTCATGAATAAATTTGGGTTCCAGTGGCCAGAACGCCTCCGTTGCGAGAATTTCCCCGTGCTTGGAGACGGGCACATTTGCGTGGGTCAGAATGAATCTACTGCCACTGCCCCGCCCGTACACATGCCAGTACCTGGAACCCCAGGCGTCCATGTCTACTCCACATCAGACAGGCCTTTCCGCTGTCCATCTGTGCTCAAAGTCCCCACTTACCTGAATTATTCGTTTCTGGGGGAGCTGGATTGTGGAGCACCCTGTGAACACTCCAGGAGCAGTGGAGGCTACATGTTCTTCAATGACAAAGAGATTTATTTTGCACGCATATGGATCCTCATCTGGTCATCTCTGTGCTGTGCCTCCACCCTATTCACCGTCACCACCTACCTAGTGGACATGCAGCGCTTCAAGTACCCGGAGAGGCCCATCATCTTCCTCTCTGGGTGCTACACCATGGTCTCCATAGCCTATATCGCTGGCTACTTCCTGGGGGACAAGGTGGTGTGCAATGACAGCTTCACCCCAGACGGATATAAGACCATAGTCCAGGGGACCAAGAAGGAGGGCTGCACCATCCTCTTCATGATGCTGTATTTCTTCAGCATGGCCAGCTCCATCTGGTGGGTCATCCTGTCCCTCACCTGGTTCCTGGCAGCTGGGATGAAGTGGGGGCATGAGGCTATTGAGGCCAACTCCCAGTACTTCCACCTGGCAGCCTGGGCTGTGCCCGCCGTGAAGACCATCAGCATCCTGGCCATGGGGCAGATCGAGGGGGACGTGCTCAGTGGGGTGTGCTTTGTGGGCCTCAACAGCCTGAACCCCATACGGGGCTTTGTCCTGGCCCCCCTCTTCATCTACCTCTTCATCGGTACCTCCTTCCTCCTGGCCGGCTTCGTGTCCCTGTTCCGCATCCGCACCATCATGAAGCACGACGGCACCAAGACGGAGAAGCTGGAGCGCCTGATGGTGCGCATCGGGGTGTTCAGCGTGCTCTACACCGTCCCCGCCACCATCGTCATCGCCTGCTTCTTCTACGAGCAGGCCTTCCGCCACCACTGGGAGAGAAGCTGGGTCAGCCGTAACTGTAAAGGCTTAGCCATCCCCTGCCCCATGCAGTACACCCCCCGCATGACCCCTGACTTCACCGTCTACATGATCAAGTACCTGATGACGCTCATAGTGGGCATCACCTCCGGGTTCTGGATCTGGTCTGGCAAGACACTCCACTCCTGGCGCAAGTTCTATACCAGACTCTCAAATCGTAGGCATGGAGAGACCACTGTCTAG